The window AGCATTGCCATAATTTTTGCCTCGGCAACTATCTCATCATCAACAAATGCTCTCCCTTCGAATATCCAGATCTCTCTTTTATGTTTCGCAACCTCAACCACAAACTTTAACTGGTCACCAGGTATTACAGGTTTTCTAAATCTTGCATGATCAATACCAATGAAAAATACGGAGCCTTTCATTTCCGGAAAGGATTTAAATGCGAGAATCCCTCCTGTCTGAGCCATGGCCTCAACAATAAGAACACCAGGCATTATAGGTTTTTGGGGAAAGTGTCCTGTAAAAAAGGGTTCATTGAAAGTGACGTTCTT is drawn from Pseudomonadota bacterium and contains these coding sequences:
- the fabZ gene encoding 3-hydroxyacyl-ACP dehydratase FabZ — translated: MIDINEILKLLPHNYPFLLVDKILEYEPAKKIVGIKNVTFNEPFFTGHFPQKPIMPGVLIVEAMAQTGGILAFKSFPEMKGSVFFIGIDHARFRKPVIPGDQLKFVVEVAKHKREIWIFEGRAFVDDEIVAEAKIMAMLKKEE